A region from the Stutzerimonas stutzeri genome encodes:
- the rplL gene encoding 50S ribosomal protein L7/L12 has protein sequence MALTNEDIINAVSEMSVMQVVELIKAMEEKFGVTAAAATVAAAGPAAAAAEEQTEFTVVLAEAGDKKVNVIKAVRELTGLGLKEAKAVVDGAPGVVKEGVSKEEAEAAKKSLEEAGAKVELK, from the coding sequence ATGGCTCTGACCAACGAAGATATCATCAACGCCGTTTCCGAAATGTCCGTGATGCAGGTTGTTGAACTGATCAAGGCAATGGAAGAGAAGTTCGGCGTAACCGCCGCCGCTGCTACCGTCGCGGCCGCTGGCCCGGCTGCTGCCGCTGCTGAAGAGCAGACCGAGTTCACCGTTGTCCTGGCTGAAGCTGGCGACAAGAAAGTAAACGTGATCAAGGCTGTTCGCGAGCTGACCGGTCTGGGCCTGAAAGAAGCCAAGGCTGTCGTAGACGGCGCTCCTGGCGTTGTGAAGGAAGGCGTTTCCAAGGAAGAGGCCGAGGCCGCCAAGAAGTCTCTGGAAGAAGCTGGCGCCAAAGTCGAGCTCAAGTAA
- the rplJ gene encoding 50S ribosomal protein L10, which produces MAIKLEDKKAIVAEVNEAAKAALSAVVADARGVTVGAMTGLRKEARDAGVYVRVVRNTLLRRAVEGTQYDVLSDVFKGPTLIAFSNEHPGAAARIFKEFAKGQDKFEIKAAAFEGQFIAANQIDALATLPTYDEAISQLMSVIQGATSKLARTLAAVRDQKEAAAA; this is translated from the coding sequence GTGGCAATCAAACTCGAAGACAAGAAGGCCATCGTCGCTGAAGTCAACGAGGCTGCCAAAGCTGCCCTGTCCGCTGTCGTGGCCGATGCCCGTGGCGTGACCGTGGGAGCCATGACCGGACTCCGTAAAGAGGCCCGCGACGCGGGTGTCTACGTACGTGTCGTACGTAACACCCTGCTGCGCCGCGCCGTTGAAGGCACTCAGTACGATGTGCTCAGCGACGTGTTCAAGGGCCCGACCCTTATCGCATTCTCCAACGAGCATCCGGGCGCTGCTGCCCGTATCTTCAAGGAGTTCGCCAAGGGTCAGGACAAGTTCGAGATCAAGGCTGCTGCGTTCGAGGGTCAGTTCATTGCAGCCAACCAGATCGACGCTTTGGCAACCCTGCCGACCTATGACGAGGCAATTTCGCAGCTGATGAGCGTGATTCAAGGCGCTACCAGCAAGCTGGCTCGTACTCTGGCGGCCGTTCGCGACCAGAAGGAAGCCGCCGCAGCCTAA
- the rplK gene encoding 50S ribosomal protein L11 yields MAKKIQAYIKLQVKAGQANPSPPVGPALGQHGVNIMEFCKAFNARTQGQEAGLPTPVIITVYSDRSFTFETKSTPAAVLLKKAAGITSGSARPNTQKVGTVTRAQLEEIAKTKNADLTAADLEAAVRTIAGSARSMGLNVEGV; encoded by the coding sequence ATGGCTAAGAAGATTCAAGCTTATATCAAGCTTCAGGTAAAGGCCGGTCAGGCCAACCCGTCGCCGCCGGTTGGCCCTGCACTGGGTCAGCATGGTGTCAACATCATGGAATTCTGCAAGGCATTCAATGCCCGCACTCAAGGCCAGGAGGCCGGTCTGCCGACTCCGGTGATCATCACCGTTTACAGCGACCGTAGCTTCACCTTCGAGACCAAGAGTACGCCTGCTGCCGTTTTGCTGAAGAAGGCTGCCGGTATCACCAGTGGTTCTGCTCGTCCGAACACCCAGAAAGTCGGCACCGTTACTCGTGCTCAGCTGGAAGAGATCGCGAAGACCAAGAACGCCGATCTTACCGCTGCTGATCTTGAGGCGGCCGTGCGTACCATCGCCGGCTCCGCTCGCAGCATGGGCCTGAACGTGGAGGGTGTGTAA
- the rplA gene encoding 50S ribosomal protein L1 yields MAKLTKRQKAFAEKIEAGKQYSFEDAATLLSQLSAVKFTESFDIAINLGVDPRKSDQVVRGATVLPNGTGKTVRVAVFTQGPAAEAALAAGADRVGMDELAAEMKGGDLNYDVVIASPDAMRVVGQLGQILGPRGLMPNPKVGTVTPDVATAVKNAKAGQVRFRTDKNGIIHTSVGKVGFEAGQLKQNVEALLSDLKRLKPSTSKGIYVKRVTLSTTMGPGLVIDQASLEA; encoded by the coding sequence ATGGCTAAGTTGACCAAGCGCCAAAAGGCTTTCGCCGAGAAGATCGAAGCCGGCAAGCAGTACTCGTTCGAAGATGCCGCGACGCTGCTGTCCCAGCTGTCGGCCGTCAAGTTCACCGAGTCGTTCGATATCGCCATCAACCTGGGCGTGGATCCTCGCAAGTCCGATCAGGTGGTACGCGGCGCTACCGTTCTGCCGAACGGCACCGGTAAAACTGTTCGTGTAGCTGTGTTCACTCAGGGGCCGGCTGCCGAGGCTGCTCTGGCTGCTGGTGCTGATCGCGTTGGTATGGATGAGCTGGCTGCCGAGATGAAGGGCGGCGATCTGAACTATGACGTAGTCATCGCCTCCCCGGACGCGATGCGTGTCGTAGGCCAGTTGGGCCAGATCCTTGGTCCGCGCGGTCTGATGCCTAACCCGAAGGTTGGCACTGTGACCCCGGACGTTGCGACTGCAGTCAAGAACGCCAAGGCCGGTCAGGTGCGCTTCCGTACCGACAAGAACGGTATCATCCACACCTCCGTTGGTAAGGTGGGCTTCGAAGCTGGACAGCTGAAGCAGAATGTCGAGGCATTGCTGTCGGATCTCAAGCGTTTGAAGCCGTCCACGTCCAAGGGCATTTATGTCAAGCGCGTCACCCTGAGCACCACTATGGGCCCAGGGCTGGTCATCGATCAGGCCTCGCTCGAAGCGTAA